In Macaca nemestrina isolate mMacNem1 chromosome 11, mMacNem.hap1, whole genome shotgun sequence, a single window of DNA contains:
- the LOC139357274 gene encoding uncharacterized protein, which yields MNRKRDQCEATLWAGTMCPLCPHLPGEDTEACVGQRLTQLRPCGSPPRAPPASLRTTAAAYLCELSAQRRELPLQTRPLGAQCRPSAPAGRASLPAPRPPPAPR from the exons ATGAACAGAAAGAGGGATCAGTGTGAGGCCACCCTGTGGGCTGGGACCATGTGCCCACTCTGCCCTCACTTGCCAG GTGAGGACACAGAAGCCTGCGTGGGCCAGCGCCTTACCCAGCTGCGCCCGTGCGGATCCCCGCCACGAGCTCCTCCCGCCTCTCTAAGGACCACCGCGGCCGCCTACCTGTGCGAGCTGAGCGCGCAGCGCCGCGAGCTCCCCCTGCAGACGCGACCGCTGGGTGCGCAGTGCCGGCCGTCTGCTCCTGCAGGACGCGCCTCTCTGCCTGCGCCTCGGCCGCCTCCTGCCCCCCGCTGA